A window from Drosophila nasuta strain 15112-1781.00 chromosome 3, ASM2355853v1, whole genome shotgun sequence encodes these proteins:
- the LOC132790841 gene encoding EH domain-binding protein 1 isoform X4 — protein MGSVWKRLQRVNKRAAKFQFTVSYHDLRLETTAKWRPSNLSVVWTRRSRRVASAPLPWEPDMMNPLVGNISWPVPDNHSISVTLFKDPRTHELEDKDWTFVIEDISMLGKKRVLANANINMRKYASIESTQQSFPLTLKPVSRKITSAVLDLTISCVFLREGKATDEDMQSIVSLMSVNNCDVAPLDDLEDIPDLENSGDISDNLYDFTEQLNMMTTSLNGCIDVPTPISDDRESKAETTDLLPTKNQVVESDESLKTPSASVNPEPDALTTPTKVMAEDKAVLKPQNHDRFHEIRTSTPVEPAPTPSTAATGKVKTNASSRALNFDKQDVSGVDSNSNSYADQSTAVLSLTTPTITKTSDNSNSSEAVAVAVAVTDPEPQPKPIKNSSNAAVTAKRSELQPLDLKKSYESTPAVNNMTTNKSATNTSNSLKPVEKILLKDNTPGQDLLEWCKEVTKDYPNVKVTNLTTSWRNGMAFCAIIHHFMPHLIDMSKLSAHDVVGNCRIAFDAAETLGIPRVIEPRDMNLLTVPDKLAVMTYLHQLRAHFTGKQLQIEQIGQTSDESSYVIGNYKSDNLSQNLINFSHLKTQLLHQNSLDDEIINQQQQLSPNSKKDVKNIILTSSKSIIGKVLSPTKEKNSINAMQTNKSSPTIDGSGDTPEDMHQKFVKEPLSPASLDANATNRIITRHKEMSEKAKLMMEKIKISKSNERSDANDEERQQRLREQARRLISETRNKSTGTDSPTSPTKLKRFNYTPERTISPIHNGSGNGGESYVDVSAKKIAPSWDKVEHTSPSHRLSDANASPLQSFNSVVDRISPKHEKRNDKLTYIESELEALEREQEAIDQKASSLEAKLRAVMGGNPKTEETEEQLLSQWFTLVNKKNALLRRQMQLNILEQEKDLERKFTMLNQELRAAQSVEDWRKTEVQREKERLLLEELVTIVDKRDQLVQHLHNQEIAIEDDHEIARELEQVDISGGKEKCVIQ, from the exons GCGACCTTCAAATCTATCCGTCGTGTGGACGAGGCGTTCGAGACGTGTGGCCAGCGCACCATTACCATGGGAACCCGATATGATGAACCCGCTGGTGGGCAATATATCGTGGCCTGTGCCCGACAATCACTCTATATCCGTGACTTTATTCAAGGATCCCCGCACACACGAACTTGAAGATAAAGACTGGACATTCGTAATCGAAGAT ATTTCAATGTTGGGCAAAAAACGAGTGCTGGCTAATGCAAATATCAATATGCGTAAATACGCAAGTATTGAATCAACGCAGCAGAGTTTCCCATTGACCCTCAAGCCCGTTTCCCGGAAAATAACATCAGCTGTCTTGGACTTGACAATCAGTTGTGTGTTCCTGCGCGAGGGGAAAGCAAC TGATGAGGACATGCAGAGCATTGTCTCATTGATGTCGGTGAACAACTGTGATGTGGCACCACTTGACGACCTGGAAGATATTCCCGACTTGGAAAACTCTGGAGATATATCCGATAACTTGTATGATTTCACGGAACAGTTGAATATGATGACAACTAGCTTAAATGGTTGCATTGATGTGCCAACGCCAATAAGTG ATGATCGTGAAAGCAAAGCGGAGACGACGGATCTGCTCCCAACCAAGAACCAAGTGGTCGAGTCGGATGAGTCCCTGAAGACTCCAAGTGCTAGTGTTAATCCTGAGCCAGATGCTCTCACTACCCCAACCAAAGTAATGGCCGAAGATAAGGCTGTATTGAAGCCCCAAAACCATGATAGATTCCATGAGATTCGCACCTCCACTCCCGTCGAACCAGCTCCGACAccaagcacagcagcaacggGCAAAGTCAAGACGAATGCCTCGAGTCGAGCCCTTAATTTTGACAAGCAAGATGTGAGTGGCGTCGACTCGAACTCGAATTCGTATGCGGATCAGTCTACAGCAGTCTTAAGCCTCACTACTCCCACCATAACAAAGACAAGCGATAACAGCAACTCATCGGAAGCTGtggctgtcgctgtcgctgtcactGACCCAGAGCCACAACCAAAGCCCATCAAGAACTCATCGAATGCTGCTGTCACTGCCAAGCGATCCGAGCTGCAACCGTTGGACTTGAAGAAGAGTTACGAGTCCACGCCTGCCGTCAATAACATGACAACGAATAAAAGTGCGACAAACACGTCAAATAGCCTGAAACCGGTCGAGAAGATTTTGTTAAAGGATAACACGCCGGGTCAAGATTTGCTCGAGTGGTGCAAAGAGGTAACCAAAGATTATCCCAATGTCAAGGTTACAAACCTGACAACCAGCTGGCGCAACGGCATGGCCTTCTGCGCCATTATACATCACTTTATGCCCCACTTGAT CGACATGTCAAAACTAAGTGCGCATGACGTAGTGGGCAATTGCCGCATCGCCTTCGATGCAGCGGAGACACTCGGCATACCACGTGTCATCGAACCCCGTGACATGAATCTGCTGACAGTACCGGATAAATTGGCAGTCATGACATATTTGCATCAACTGCGAGCGCACTTCACTGGCAAACAGCTGCAAATTGAACAGATTG GTCAAACATCCGATGAGTCGAGCTATGTGATTGGCAACTACAAGTCCGACAATCTGTCGCAGAATCTTATCAACTTCTCGCACCTGAAAACACAGCTATTGCATCAGAACTCATTGGACGACGAGATTATtaaccagcagcaacagttgtcGCCGAACAGTAAAAAAGATGTCAAAAACATTATACTGACAAGTTCAAAGAGTATTATTGGCAAAGTGTTGTCCCCGACAAAGGAAAAGAACTCGATCAACGCAATGCAGACGAACAAATCCTCACCCACTATTGATGGTTCTGGCGACACTCCCGAAGATATGCACCAGAAGTTTGTCAAGGAGCCACTGTCACCTGCCTCGCTGGATGCCAATGCTACAAAC cGAATTATAACACGCCACAAAGAAATGAGCGAAAAAGCTAAGCTGATGatggaaaaaattaaaatttccaaATCGAACGAGCGCAGTGATGCGAACGAT GAGGAAAGACAGCAACGACTGCGCGAGCAAGCACGAAGGCTCATCTCGGAGACACGCAATAAATCAACGGGCACCGACAGCCCAACGAGTCCAACTAAACTCAAGCGTTTCAACTATACACCCGAACGCACTATTTCCCCCATTCACAATGGCAGTGGCAATGGCGGGGAGTCTTATGTGGATGTGTCGGCCAAAAAGATAGCGCCCAGTTGGGATAAAGTCGAGCATACGAGTCCTAGTCATAGATTAAGCGATGCCAACGCCAGTCCCTTGCAGTCTTTCAATTCAGTGGTGGACAGAATATCACCAAAGCACGAGAAGAGA AACGACAAGCTAACGTACATTGAGTCCGAGCTGGAGGCATTGGAGCGAGAACAGGAGGCAATCGACCAGAAGGCTAGCAGTCTGGAGGCCAAACTACGGGCAGTAATGGGCGGCAATccaa AAACGGAAGAAACTGAGGAGCAGCTGCTTTCCCAATGGTTTACGCTTGTCAACAAGAAGAACGCGCTGCTTCGCCGACAGATGCAACTAAACATTCT agagcaagagaaagaTCTGGAACGTAAGTTCACAATGCTTAATCAGGAGCTGAGAGCGGCACAATCCGTTGAAGACTGGCGCAAGACAGAAGTGCAACGGGAAAAGGAGCGTCTACTGCTCGAAGAGCTGGTGACCATCGTGGATAAACGAGATCAACTTGTGCAGCACTTGCACAATCAAGAGATAGC CATTGAGGATGACCATGAAATTGCACGTGAACTGGAGCAAGTTGACATTAGCGGAGGCAAAGAGAAGTGTGTTATTCAATAG
- the LOC132790841 gene encoding EH domain-binding protein 1 isoform X5, with translation MGSVWKRLQRVNKRAAKFQFTVSYHDLRLETTAKWRPSNLSVVWTRRSRRVASAPLPWEPDMMNPLVGNISWPVPDNHSISVTLFKDPRTHELEDKDWTFVIEDISMLGKKRVLANANINMRKYASIESTQQSFPLTLKPVSRKITSAVLDLTISCVFLREGKATDEDMQSIVSLMSVNNCDVAPLDDLEDIPDLENSGDISDNLYDFTEQLNMMTTSLNGCIDVPTPISVPSLSEDPTPLAESYNHLNFELEADDRESKAETTDLLPTKNQVVESDESLKTPSASVNPEPDALTTPTKVMAEDKAVLKPQNHDRFHEIRTSTPVEPAPTPSTAATGKVKTNASSRALNFDKQDVSGVDSNSNSYADQSTAVLSLTTPTITKTSDNSNSSEAVAVAVAVTDPEPQPKPIKNSSNAAVTAKRSELQPLDLKKSYESTPAVNNMTTNKSATNTSNSLKPVEKILLKDNTPGQDLLEWCKEVTKDYPNVKVTNLTTSWRNGMAFCAIIHHFMPHLIDMSKLSAHDVVGNCRIAFDAAETLGIPRVIEPRDMNLLTVPDKLAVMTYLHQLRAHFTGKQLQIEQIGQTSDESSYVIGNYKSDNLSQNLINFSHLKTQLLHQNSLDDEIINQQQQLSPNSKKDVKNIILTSSKSIIGKVLSPTKEKNSINAMQTNKSSPTIDGSGDTPEDMHQKFVKEPLSPASLDANATNEERQQRLREQARRLISETRNKSTGTDSPTSPTKLKRFNYTPERTISPIHNGSGNGGESYVDVSAKKIAPSWDKVEHTSPSHRLSDANASPLQSFNSVVDRISPKHEKRNDKLTYIESELEALEREQEAIDQKASSLEAKLRAVMGGNPKTEETEEQLLSQWFTLVNKKNALLRRQMQLNILEQEKDLERKFTMLNQELRAAQSVEDWRKTEVQREKERLLLEELVTIVDKRDQLVQHLHNQEIAIEDDHEIARELEQVDISGGKEKCVIQ, from the exons GCGACCTTCAAATCTATCCGTCGTGTGGACGAGGCGTTCGAGACGTGTGGCCAGCGCACCATTACCATGGGAACCCGATATGATGAACCCGCTGGTGGGCAATATATCGTGGCCTGTGCCCGACAATCACTCTATATCCGTGACTTTATTCAAGGATCCCCGCACACACGAACTTGAAGATAAAGACTGGACATTCGTAATCGAAGAT ATTTCAATGTTGGGCAAAAAACGAGTGCTGGCTAATGCAAATATCAATATGCGTAAATACGCAAGTATTGAATCAACGCAGCAGAGTTTCCCATTGACCCTCAAGCCCGTTTCCCGGAAAATAACATCAGCTGTCTTGGACTTGACAATCAGTTGTGTGTTCCTGCGCGAGGGGAAAGCAAC TGATGAGGACATGCAGAGCATTGTCTCATTGATGTCGGTGAACAACTGTGATGTGGCACCACTTGACGACCTGGAAGATATTCCCGACTTGGAAAACTCTGGAGATATATCCGATAACTTGTATGATTTCACGGAACAGTTGAATATGATGACAACTAGCTTAAATGGTTGCATTGATGTGCCAACGCCAATAAGTG TTCCTTCGTTATCCGAAGATCCAACTCCATTGGCCGAGTCAtataatcatttaaattttgaactAGAAGCAGATGATCGTGAAAGCAAAGCGGAGACGACGGATCTGCTCCCAACCAAGAACCAAGTGGTCGAGTCGGATGAGTCCCTGAAGACTCCAAGTGCTAGTGTTAATCCTGAGCCAGATGCTCTCACTACCCCAACCAAAGTAATGGCCGAAGATAAGGCTGTATTGAAGCCCCAAAACCATGATAGATTCCATGAGATTCGCACCTCCACTCCCGTCGAACCAGCTCCGACAccaagcacagcagcaacggGCAAAGTCAAGACGAATGCCTCGAGTCGAGCCCTTAATTTTGACAAGCAAGATGTGAGTGGCGTCGACTCGAACTCGAATTCGTATGCGGATCAGTCTACAGCAGTCTTAAGCCTCACTACTCCCACCATAACAAAGACAAGCGATAACAGCAACTCATCGGAAGCTGtggctgtcgctgtcgctgtcactGACCCAGAGCCACAACCAAAGCCCATCAAGAACTCATCGAATGCTGCTGTCACTGCCAAGCGATCCGAGCTGCAACCGTTGGACTTGAAGAAGAGTTACGAGTCCACGCCTGCCGTCAATAACATGACAACGAATAAAAGTGCGACAAACACGTCAAATAGCCTGAAACCGGTCGAGAAGATTTTGTTAAAGGATAACACGCCGGGTCAAGATTTGCTCGAGTGGTGCAAAGAGGTAACCAAAGATTATCCCAATGTCAAGGTTACAAACCTGACAACCAGCTGGCGCAACGGCATGGCCTTCTGCGCCATTATACATCACTTTATGCCCCACTTGAT CGACATGTCAAAACTAAGTGCGCATGACGTAGTGGGCAATTGCCGCATCGCCTTCGATGCAGCGGAGACACTCGGCATACCACGTGTCATCGAACCCCGTGACATGAATCTGCTGACAGTACCGGATAAATTGGCAGTCATGACATATTTGCATCAACTGCGAGCGCACTTCACTGGCAAACAGCTGCAAATTGAACAGATTG GTCAAACATCCGATGAGTCGAGCTATGTGATTGGCAACTACAAGTCCGACAATCTGTCGCAGAATCTTATCAACTTCTCGCACCTGAAAACACAGCTATTGCATCAGAACTCATTGGACGACGAGATTATtaaccagcagcaacagttgtcGCCGAACAGTAAAAAAGATGTCAAAAACATTATACTGACAAGTTCAAAGAGTATTATTGGCAAAGTGTTGTCCCCGACAAAGGAAAAGAACTCGATCAACGCAATGCAGACGAACAAATCCTCACCCACTATTGATGGTTCTGGCGACACTCCCGAAGATATGCACCAGAAGTTTGTCAAGGAGCCACTGTCACCTGCCTCGCTGGATGCCAATGCTACAAAC GAGGAAAGACAGCAACGACTGCGCGAGCAAGCACGAAGGCTCATCTCGGAGACACGCAATAAATCAACGGGCACCGACAGCCCAACGAGTCCAACTAAACTCAAGCGTTTCAACTATACACCCGAACGCACTATTTCCCCCATTCACAATGGCAGTGGCAATGGCGGGGAGTCTTATGTGGATGTGTCGGCCAAAAAGATAGCGCCCAGTTGGGATAAAGTCGAGCATACGAGTCCTAGTCATAGATTAAGCGATGCCAACGCCAGTCCCTTGCAGTCTTTCAATTCAGTGGTGGACAGAATATCACCAAAGCACGAGAAGAGA AACGACAAGCTAACGTACATTGAGTCCGAGCTGGAGGCATTGGAGCGAGAACAGGAGGCAATCGACCAGAAGGCTAGCAGTCTGGAGGCCAAACTACGGGCAGTAATGGGCGGCAATccaa AAACGGAAGAAACTGAGGAGCAGCTGCTTTCCCAATGGTTTACGCTTGTCAACAAGAAGAACGCGCTGCTTCGCCGACAGATGCAACTAAACATTCT agagcaagagaaagaTCTGGAACGTAAGTTCACAATGCTTAATCAGGAGCTGAGAGCGGCACAATCCGTTGAAGACTGGCGCAAGACAGAAGTGCAACGGGAAAAGGAGCGTCTACTGCTCGAAGAGCTGGTGACCATCGTGGATAAACGAGATCAACTTGTGCAGCACTTGCACAATCAAGAGATAGC CATTGAGGATGACCATGAAATTGCACGTGAACTGGAGCAAGTTGACATTAGCGGAGGCAAAGAGAAGTGTGTTATTCAATAG